In one window of Stappia sp. 28M-7 DNA:
- a CDS encoding ABC transporter ATP-binding protein translates to MTAPARVIDIENLSLTFETNDGPVHALSDIDLAIGEGDFVSLIGPSGCGKTTLLRVIADLEAPTGGSISVNGMTPNEARLKRAYGYVFQAAALYPWRTIADNIALPLEIMGFSKGEREERIRRNMELVNLAGFERKYPWQLSGGMQQRASIARALSFDPDLLLMDEPFGALDEIVRDHLNEQLLKLWAKTRKTVVFVTHSIPEAVFLSTKIVVLCPRPGRIYDVIESDLPRERTLDIRETPEFLKIAHRVREGLRAGHSYDD, encoded by the coding sequence ATGACTGCCCCTGCCAGGGTGATCGACATCGAGAACCTGTCCCTGACTTTCGAGACCAATGACGGCCCGGTCCACGCGCTGTCGGACATCGACCTTGCCATCGGCGAGGGCGATTTCGTCTCGCTGATCGGCCCGTCGGGCTGCGGCAAGACCACTTTGCTGCGGGTGATCGCCGATCTGGAGGCGCCGACCGGCGGTTCGATCAGCGTCAACGGCATGACGCCGAACGAAGCCCGGCTGAAGCGCGCCTATGGCTATGTCTTCCAGGCCGCCGCGCTCTATCCCTGGCGGACCATCGCCGACAACATCGCCCTGCCGCTGGAGATCATGGGCTTTTCGAAGGGGGAGCGCGAGGAGCGCATCCGCCGCAACATGGAGCTGGTGAACCTTGCCGGCTTCGAGCGCAAATATCCCTGGCAACTGTCGGGCGGCATGCAGCAGCGCGCCTCCATCGCCCGCGCCCTCTCCTTCGATCCCGACCTGCTCTTGATGGACGAGCCGTTCGGCGCGCTCGACGAGATCGTCCGCGACCACCTCAACGAGCAGCTGCTGAAACTGTGGGCCAAGACCCGCAAGACGGTGGTCTTCGTCACCCATTCGATCCCGGAGGCGGTGTTCCTGTCGACGAAGATCGTGGTTCTGTGCCCGCGTCCGGGCCGCATCTACGACGTGATCGAGAGCGACCTGCCGCGCGAGCGCACGCTCGACATCCGCGAGACGCCGGAATTCCTGAAGATCGCGCACCGGGTGCGCGAGGGGCTGCGGGCGGGGCACAGCTATGACGATTGA
- a CDS encoding ABC transporter permease → MQGTAGPVLVVIAAIIAVWYLAAVLLNTPFQRDTYKRGGVEDAPLAQLVADTLSQDRPVLPAPHQVAVELWDTTANKAVTSKRSLVYHGGITLSSTLLGFVLGTALGIGLAILVVHSRVLDKSLMPWVISSQTIPILAIAPMIIVVLNAIGISGLLPKAMISTYLSFFPVTVGMVKGLRSPEAIQMDLMKTYSASSAQALWKLRLPSAMPYLFASMKVGVAASLVGAIVGELPTGAVAGLGARLLSGSYYGQTVQIWSALIAAAVLAAALVALIGMTERLVLKRMGMRP, encoded by the coding sequence ATGCAGGGCACGGCAGGGCCGGTGCTGGTGGTCATCGCGGCGATCATCGCCGTCTGGTACCTGGCGGCGGTGCTGCTCAACACGCCGTTCCAGCGCGACACGTACAAGCGCGGCGGAGTGGAGGATGCGCCGCTGGCGCAGCTCGTCGCCGACACGCTGTCGCAGGACCGGCCCGTCCTGCCCGCCCCGCACCAGGTGGCGGTCGAGCTGTGGGACACCACCGCCAACAAGGCGGTGACCTCCAAGCGCAGCCTCGTCTATCACGGCGGCATCACCCTCTCCTCGACCCTGCTCGGTTTCGTGCTCGGCACCGCCCTCGGCATCGGCCTGGCGATCCTGGTCGTGCACAGCCGGGTTCTCGACAAGAGCCTGATGCCCTGGGTGATCTCCTCGCAGACGATCCCGATCCTTGCCATCGCGCCGATGATCATCGTGGTGCTGAACGCCATCGGCATTTCCGGCCTGCTGCCCAAGGCGATGATCTCGACCTATCTTTCCTTCTTTCCGGTGACGGTCGGCATGGTGAAGGGCCTGCGCTCGCCCGAAGCGATCCAGATGGACCTGATGAAGACCTATTCGGCCTCGTCCGCGCAGGCGCTGTGGAAGCTGCGCCTGCCCTCCGCCATGCCCTATCTCTTCGCCTCCATGAAGGTGGGCGTCGCCGCGAGCCTTGTCGGCGCCATCGTCGGCGAGCTGCCGACCGGCGCGGTCGCCGGGCTCGGCGCGCGCCTGCTGTCGGGCTCCTATTACGGGCAGACGGTGCAGATCTGGTCGGCGCTGATCGCCGCAGCCGTGCTGGCGGCGGCGCTGGTCGCGCTGATCGGCATGACCGAGCGGCTGGTGCTGAAGCGCATGGGGATGCGGCCATGA
- a CDS encoding ABC transporter permease, with amino-acid sequence MSARHPSLGLQLAERPRLGPVKALLSALALVVAVVATMLPVITSDTMQLGLFSHPLLAISALAGVIVLAPYLLRFLQGPLATAGLVAVSYAMAFALIGIIGRHPGQAASGFWAYVFVAWALAWLSVEEMAGLTPRGAVWKRLLALAIPLTFGAWLLILWQVLVVGFAVPKVLLPPPSDIWARLLTSPAVLWADFRQTFLKGVLVGYAIGCGSGFLVAILVDRVPFLRRGLLPVGNLVSALPIIGVAPIMVMWFGFDWPSKAAVVVIMTFFPMLVNTVTGLAAADRMQLDLMHTYAANYPQTLLKMRLPMAMPFVFNALKINSTLALIGAIVAEFFGTPIVGMGFRISTEVGRMNIDMVWASIAIAALAGSLFYGLVTLVERAVTFWHPSVRG; translated from the coding sequence ATGAGCGCGCGGCATCCCTCTCTCGGCCTGCAGCTGGCGGAGCGTCCCCGGCTCGGTCCGGTGAAGGCGCTGCTGTCGGCGCTGGCGCTAGTCGTTGCCGTGGTCGCGACCATGCTGCCGGTGATCACCTCCGACACGATGCAGCTGGGACTGTTCAGCCATCCGCTGCTGGCGATCTCCGCCCTGGCCGGCGTCATCGTGCTCGCGCCCTATCTGCTGCGCTTCCTGCAAGGCCCGCTGGCGACGGCGGGGCTGGTCGCCGTGTCCTATGCGATGGCCTTCGCGCTGATCGGAATCATCGGCAGGCATCCCGGGCAGGCGGCATCGGGCTTTTGGGCCTATGTCTTCGTCGCCTGGGCGCTGGCCTGGCTGTCGGTGGAGGAAATGGCGGGGCTGACCCCGCGCGGGGCCGTGTGGAAGCGGCTGCTGGCGCTCGCCATCCCGCTGACCTTCGGTGCCTGGCTGCTGATCCTGTGGCAGGTCCTGGTCGTCGGTTTCGCCGTGCCCAAGGTGCTGCTGCCGCCGCCCTCGGACATCTGGGCGCGACTGCTGACCTCGCCGGCCGTGCTGTGGGCGGACTTCCGCCAAACCTTCCTGAAGGGCGTGCTGGTCGGCTACGCCATCGGCTGCGGGTCCGGCTTCCTCGTCGCCATCCTGGTCGACCGGGTGCCGTTCCTGCGGCGCGGGCTGCTGCCGGTGGGCAACCTGGTCTCGGCCCTGCCGATCATCGGCGTCGCGCCGATCATGGTCATGTGGTTCGGCTTCGACTGGCCGTCCAAGGCGGCGGTCGTGGTGATCATGACCTTCTTTCCGATGCTGGTGAACACGGTGACGGGCCTTGCCGCCGCCGACCGGATGCAGCTCGATCTCATGCACACTTACGCGGCAAACTACCCGCAGACGCTGCTCAAGATGCGTCTGCCGATGGCCATGCCGTTCGTTTTCAATGCCTTGAAAATCAACTCGACGCTTGCGCTCATCGGGGCCATTGTTGCCGAATTCTTCGGCACGCCGATCGTCGGCATGGGCTTCCGCATCTCCACCGAGGTGGGACGGATGAACATCGACATGGTCTGGGCCTCGATTGCCATCGCCGCACTCGCCGGGTCGCTATTCTACGGTTTGGTGACCCTCGTCGAACGGGCGGTCACATTCTGGCATCCGTCAGTCCGGGGATAA